The Parus major isolate Abel chromosome Z, Parus_major1.1, whole genome shotgun sequence genome has a window encoding:
- the FER gene encoding tyrosine-protein kinase Fer isoform X4, which produces MGFGGDLKYSHDALLKLQDWELRLLETVKKFMVMRVKSDKEYASTLQNLCNQVDKESACQLDYISNVSKSWLLVVQQTEQLSKIMKTHAEDLNSGPLHRLTMMIKDKQQVKKSFVGVHQQIEAEMYKVTKTELEKLKSSYRQLIKEVNSAKEKYKEAVAKGKETEKAKDRCEKATMKLHMLHNQYVLALKGAQLHQHQYYDTTLPLLLDSLQKMQEEMIKALLL; this is translated from the exons ATGGGGTTTGGAGGTGATCTGAAGTATTCTCATGATGCTTTATTAAAACTGCAAGACTGGGAACTACGACTGCTGgaaacagtgaagaaatttaTGGTAATGAGAGTAAAAAGTGATAAAGAATATGCATCCACTTTACAGAATCTTTGTAACCAAGTAGATAAAGAGAGTGCTTGTCAATTGGATTATATCAGCAATGTATCCAAG TCTTGGTTGCTCGTGGTACAGCAAACAGAACAGCTGAGCAAAATAATGAAGACACATGCAGAGGATCTTAATTCTGGGCCCTTGCATAGGCTTACAATGATGATCAAAGATAAGCAGCAAGTTAAGAAGAGTTTCGTAGGTGTTCATCAACAAATTGAAGCAGAGATGTACAAG GTCACAAAGACAGAACTAGAGAAACTTAAATCTAGCTACAGGCAACTAATAAAAGAAGTAAATTCTGCCAAAGAAAAGTATAAAGAAGCTGTAGCTAAAG gaaaggagacagagaaagcCAAAGATCGGTGTGAAAAAGCTACTATGAAACTTCATATGTTGCACAACCAGTATGTGTTGGCACTGAAAGGAGCACAATTACATCAGCACCAATATTATGATACTACACTTCCTCTGTTACTTGATTCACTACAGAAGATGCAAGAAGAAATGATTAAAGCCCT
- the FER gene encoding tyrosine-protein kinase Fer isoform X5, with product MGFGGDLKYSHDALLKLQDWELRLLETVKKFMVMRVKSDKEYASTLQNLCNQVDKESACQLDYISNVSKSWLLVVQQTEQLSKIMKTHAEDLNSGPLHRLTMMIKDKQQVKKSFVGVHQQIEAEMYKVTKTELEKLKSSYRQLIKEVNSAKEKYKEAVAKGISVGLAQPGFW from the exons ATGGGGTTTGGAGGTGATCTGAAGTATTCTCATGATGCTTTATTAAAACTGCAAGACTGGGAACTACGACTGCTGgaaacagtgaagaaatttaTGGTAATGAGAGTAAAAAGTGATAAAGAATATGCATCCACTTTACAGAATCTTTGTAACCAAGTAGATAAAGAGAGTGCTTGTCAATTGGATTATATCAGCAATGTATCCAAG TCTTGGTTGCTCGTGGTACAGCAAACAGAACAGCTGAGCAAAATAATGAAGACACATGCAGAGGATCTTAATTCTGGGCCCTTGCATAGGCTTACAATGATGATCAAAGATAAGCAGCAAGTTAAGAAGAGTTTCGTAGGTGTTCATCAACAAATTGAAGCAGAGATGTACAAG GTCACAAAGACAGAACTAGAGAAACTTAAATCTAGCTACAGGCAACTAATAAAAGAAGTAAATTCTGCCAAAGAAAAGTATAAAGAAGCTGTAGCTAAAG GTATCTCTGTTGGTTTGGCACAGCCTGGTTTTTGGTAG